From a single Osmerus mordax isolate fOsmMor3 chromosome 6, fOsmMor3.pri, whole genome shotgun sequence genomic region:
- the iffo1b gene encoding non-homologous end joining factor IFFO1 isoform X2, translated as MPDLQRFSFPYHSMNPLLGTNTLLQHQQQQNLGPSHPDSPSGLLPEAIFGSPDPTAFLEETGLGPETLSGFDFTPSSQSAYLHHNHNHPVHRAVPPPAAMALRNDLGSNISVLKTLNLRFRCFLAKVHELERRNKILEKQLQQALDANTKCKGGCSENGGGAHTQETGVQTGFVGTIPLRPGSLPFHNTNNSATRPTTLFMPPLTTVLTLEQNQTENPNSNPKNPTITINLSTPTVDSPSSSRSQTVGRTVTSTSTGTGTPTNPPPRFLPGTIWSYNHTRKLGSGVETRVTSPGVSWIHPDGVGVQIDTITPEIRALYNVLAKVKRERDEYKRRWEEEYTMRVDLEQKIADLQEDLQESEGCQDELAVRVQQLKAELVLFKGLMSNNLSELDSKIQEKAMKVDMDICRRIDITARLCDVAQQRNCEDVIQMYQVPTSQSAINCRPRRQTPLSVNGSDGEEPISTSESDGGAPKEEELCTSSASQINEEMQRMLNHLRECEFEDDCDSLAWEETEETLLLWEDFPGCTLGPPETTHQAGEQDESLEKVIEDTECLFKSREREYQDTIGQIELELATAKSDMNRHLHEYMEMCSMKRGLDVQMETCRRLITQTGDGDSQSPIPGTGDEIESTDKEKPEESPPSSSSRS; from the exons ATGCCAGATCTGCAGCGCTTTAGTTTCCCTTACCATAGCATGAATCCTTTGTTGGGGACAAACACGCTTCTCCAACATCAACAGCAGCAGAATCTAGGACCGAGTCATCCGGATTCCCCATCCGGCCTTCTGCCCGAGGCCATCTTCGGCTCTCCAGATCCAACCGCCTTCCTTGAAGAAACTGGACTAGGCCCGGAGACGCTCTCCGGATTTGATTTCACCCCATCCTCACAAAGTGCTTACCTGCACCATAACCACAACCATCCGGTGCACCGCGCGGTGCCACCACCTGCTGCCATGGCCCTAAGGAACGACTTGGGGTCCAACATTAGCGTACTGAAGACGCTCAACTTGCGGTTCCGATGCTTTCTAGCCAAAGTACACGAGTTGGAGCGGAGGAACAAGATcttggagaaacagcttcagCAGGCTTTGGATGCCAATACTAAATGCaaaggtggatgttctgaaaaCGGGGGAGGGGCACACACCCAAGAAACAGGTGTCCAGACCGGGTTCGTGGGGACGATTCCACTTAGGCCCGGTTCGCTTCCGtttcacaacacaaacaactcAGCTACGAGGCCCACAACGCTTTTTATGCCACCACTCACGACAGTCCTCACGCTGGAGCAGAACCAAACCGAAAATCCAAACTCTAACCCGAAGAATCCCACCATCACAATCAACCTGTCAACTCCAACTGTCGACTCTCCATCCAGCTCCAGGTCACAAACCGTAGGGAGAACGGTCACAAGTACTAGCACCGGTACCGGAACCCCGACCAACCCCCCTCCCAGGTTTCTACCGGGAACTATCTGGTCCTATAACCACACCCGCAAGCTCGGCTCTGGCGTGGAGACGCGCGTTACCAGCCCCGGTGTGTCCTGGATCCATCCGGATGGAGTCGGGGTCCAAATTGACACCATCACCCCAGAGATCCGAGCCCTGTATAACGTCCTGGCTAAagtgaagagggaaagagacgagTACAAGCGCAG gtGGGAGGAGGAATATACCATGAGGGTGGATCTGGAACAGAAGATCGCAGACCTACAGGAG GACCTGCAGGAGAGTGAAGGCTGCCAGGATGAGTTGGCAGTCAGAGTGCAGcagttgaaggcagagctggtcCTCTTCAAAGGCCTGATGAGCAAC aACCTGTCAGAGCTGGACAGTAAGATCCAGGAGAAGGCCATGAAGGTGGACATGGACATCTGTCGCAGGATCGACATCACGGCCCGCCTGTGTGACGTGGCCCAGCAGAGGAACTGTGAGGACGTCATCCAGATGTACCAg GTGCCCACCTCCCAGTCTGCCATCAACTGTCGTCCCCGGAGACAGACTCCGCTGTCAGTCAATGGTAGTGATGGAGAAGAACCAATCAGCACCTCAGAGAGCGACGGGGGTGCGcccaaggaggaggagctgtgtaCCTCATCAGCCAGTCAGATCAATGAGGAGATGCAGCGAATGCTGAACCACCT GCGTGAGTGTGAGTTTGAGGATGACTGCGACAGCCTGGCGTGGGAGGAGACCGAGGAGACGCTGCTACTGTGGGAGGACTTCCCAGGATGCACCCTGGGACCACCAGAGACCACTCACCAGGCAGGAGAG caagaTGAGTCTTTGGAGAAGGTGATCGAAGACACAGAGTGTCTGTTCAaatccagagagagggagtaccAAGACACGATCGGCCAGATAgag ctggagctTGCGACAGCCAAGAGTGATATGAACCGCCACCTGCACGAGTACATGGAGATGTGCTCCATGAAGAGAGGCCTGGACGTCCAGATGGAGACCTGCAGGAGGCTCATCACCCAGACTGGAGacgg cGATTCTCAGTCTCCCATTCCGGGGACCGGTGACGAGATTGAGTCTACAGACAAGGAGAAACCAGAAgaatctcctccctccagttcCTCCAGATCATGA
- the nppcl gene encoding C-type natriuretic peptide-like produces the protein MLCPVLLCATLVLLPPLELSEGRALHPSPEGLQFVEQFLERYTDLLNLDDLENAGSNQPEEPSDYANGVKVAEYPKWADLPAAQEDSAWLRLLKAALANQKRAEPDRSRRAWNRGCFGLKLDRIGSMSGLGC, from the exons aTGCTGTGCCCAGTGCTGCTCTGTGCCACGCTGGTCTTACTGCCCCCCCTGGAGCTGTCCGAGGGGCGcgccctgcacccctcccctgAAGGACTCCAG TTTGTGGAGCAGTTTCTGGAGCGTTATACCGACCTCCTGAACCTGGACGATCTGGAGAACGCGGGGAGCAACCAACCAGAAGAGCCTTCTGACTACGCCAATGGGGTCAAAGTTGCCGAATATCCCAAATGGGCCGACCTACCGGCAGCCCAGGAAGACAGCGCCTGGCTCCGCCTGTTGAAGGCAGCTCTGGCCAATCAGAAGCGAGCTGAACCGGACAGGTCACGACGGGCGTGGAACAGGGGATGCTTCGGGCTGAAACTGGATCGGATTGGTTCTATGAGCGGACTGGGCTGCTAG
- the iffo1b gene encoding non-homologous end joining factor IFFO1 isoform X1: protein MPDLQRFSFPYHSMNPLLGTNTLLQHQQQQNLGPSHPDSPSGLLPEAIFGSPDPTAFLEETGLGPETLSGFDFTPSSQSAYLHHNHNHPVHRAVPPPAAMALRNDLGSNISVLKTLNLRFRCFLAKVHELERRNKILEKQLQQALDANTKCKGGCSENGGGAHTQETGVQTGFVGTIPLRPGSLPFHNTNNSATRPTTLFMPPLTTVLTLEQNQTENPNSNPKNPTITINLSTPTVDSPSSSRSQTVGRTVTSTSTGTGTPTNPPPRFLPGTIWSYNHTRKLGSGVETRVTSPGVSWIHPDGVGVQIDTITPEIRALYNVLAKVKRERDEYKRRWEEEYTMRVDLEQKIADLQEDLQESEGCQDELAVRVQQLKAELVLFKGLMSNNLSELDSKIQEKAMKVDMDICRRIDITARLCDVAQQRNCEDVIQMYQVPTSQSAINCRPRRQTPLSVNGSDGEEPISTSESDGGAPKEEELCTSSASQINEEMQRMLNHLRECEFEDDCDSLAWEETEETLLLWEDFPGCTLGPPETTHQAGEQDESLEKVIEDTECLFKSREREYQDTIGQIELELATAKSDMNRHLHEYMEMCSMKRGLDVQMETCRRLITQTGDGLPFRGPVTRLSLQTRRNQKNLLPPVPPDHDPLLCSLILPSLHHSIPPSLHYSIP from the exons ATGCCAGATCTGCAGCGCTTTAGTTTCCCTTACCATAGCATGAATCCTTTGTTGGGGACAAACACGCTTCTCCAACATCAACAGCAGCAGAATCTAGGACCGAGTCATCCGGATTCCCCATCCGGCCTTCTGCCCGAGGCCATCTTCGGCTCTCCAGATCCAACCGCCTTCCTTGAAGAAACTGGACTAGGCCCGGAGACGCTCTCCGGATTTGATTTCACCCCATCCTCACAAAGTGCTTACCTGCACCATAACCACAACCATCCGGTGCACCGCGCGGTGCCACCACCTGCTGCCATGGCCCTAAGGAACGACTTGGGGTCCAACATTAGCGTACTGAAGACGCTCAACTTGCGGTTCCGATGCTTTCTAGCCAAAGTACACGAGTTGGAGCGGAGGAACAAGATcttggagaaacagcttcagCAGGCTTTGGATGCCAATACTAAATGCaaaggtggatgttctgaaaaCGGGGGAGGGGCACACACCCAAGAAACAGGTGTCCAGACCGGGTTCGTGGGGACGATTCCACTTAGGCCCGGTTCGCTTCCGtttcacaacacaaacaactcAGCTACGAGGCCCACAACGCTTTTTATGCCACCACTCACGACAGTCCTCACGCTGGAGCAGAACCAAACCGAAAATCCAAACTCTAACCCGAAGAATCCCACCATCACAATCAACCTGTCAACTCCAACTGTCGACTCTCCATCCAGCTCCAGGTCACAAACCGTAGGGAGAACGGTCACAAGTACTAGCACCGGTACCGGAACCCCGACCAACCCCCCTCCCAGGTTTCTACCGGGAACTATCTGGTCCTATAACCACACCCGCAAGCTCGGCTCTGGCGTGGAGACGCGCGTTACCAGCCCCGGTGTGTCCTGGATCCATCCGGATGGAGTCGGGGTCCAAATTGACACCATCACCCCAGAGATCCGAGCCCTGTATAACGTCCTGGCTAAagtgaagagggaaagagacgagTACAAGCGCAG gtGGGAGGAGGAATATACCATGAGGGTGGATCTGGAACAGAAGATCGCAGACCTACAGGAG GACCTGCAGGAGAGTGAAGGCTGCCAGGATGAGTTGGCAGTCAGAGTGCAGcagttgaaggcagagctggtcCTCTTCAAAGGCCTGATGAGCAAC aACCTGTCAGAGCTGGACAGTAAGATCCAGGAGAAGGCCATGAAGGTGGACATGGACATCTGTCGCAGGATCGACATCACGGCCCGCCTGTGTGACGTGGCCCAGCAGAGGAACTGTGAGGACGTCATCCAGATGTACCAg GTGCCCACCTCCCAGTCTGCCATCAACTGTCGTCCCCGGAGACAGACTCCGCTGTCAGTCAATGGTAGTGATGGAGAAGAACCAATCAGCACCTCAGAGAGCGACGGGGGTGCGcccaaggaggaggagctgtgtaCCTCATCAGCCAGTCAGATCAATGAGGAGATGCAGCGAATGCTGAACCACCT GCGTGAGTGTGAGTTTGAGGATGACTGCGACAGCCTGGCGTGGGAGGAGACCGAGGAGACGCTGCTACTGTGGGAGGACTTCCCAGGATGCACCCTGGGACCACCAGAGACCACTCACCAGGCAGGAGAG caagaTGAGTCTTTGGAGAAGGTGATCGAAGACACAGAGTGTCTGTTCAaatccagagagagggagtaccAAGACACGATCGGCCAGATAgag ctggagctTGCGACAGCCAAGAGTGATATGAACCGCCACCTGCACGAGTACATGGAGATGTGCTCCATGAAGAGAGGCCTGGACGTCCAGATGGAGACCTGCAGGAGGCTCATCACCCAGACTGGAGacgg TCTCCCATTCCGGGGACCGGTGACGAGATTGAGTCTACAGACAAGGAGAAACCAGAAgaatctcctccctccagttcCTCCAGATCATGACCCACTCCTCTGTTccctcatccttccatccctccatcattccatccctccatccctccattatTCCATCCCATGA
- the si:dkey-260g12.1 gene encoding uncharacterized protein si:dkey-260g12.1 has protein sequence MWEEQKCSLKADVRCRCRRGYVCTSGDPGDCRECEKSPEPERTSREDGMTSPLPCNPPNCKSGVSTPVDNSTHDSIHVRPENSNTLLAVLCPVVTIGILALLLLFCIRRQGDEACFKHVLQLCNEGVKDGSPKKAPGQQQTKEPVGLLPHPLTAANLGPVHVHSAGTVIFSLLNQFTGQGEVAGVERKEERNDRDEEEGRGFQNRAASSTDVHLSQQEVDGETGAVFVPSQEQGKDCHVSKEESL, from the exons ATGTGGGAGGAGCAGAAGTGCAGCCTCAAGGCGGACGTTAGGTGTCGCTGTCGGCGTGGTTACGTCTGCACGAGCGGAGACCCTGGAGACTGCAGAGAGTGTGAGAAGAGCCCAGAGCCCGAGCGAaccagcagag AAGATGGCATGACTTCCCCTTTGCCTTGCAATCCTCCGAA TTGTAAATCTGGTGTATCCACTCCAGTGGATAATTCCACTCATGACAGCATTCATGTTAGACCGG AGAACAGCAACACTCTTCTGGCCGTTTTGTGTCCGGTAGTAACCATTGGAATTCTGGCTCTTCTACTTCTCTTCTGTATCCGTCGCCAAGGAGACGAAGCTTGTTTCAAACATG TTCTCCAGCTGTGTAACGAG GGTGTGAAGGATGGTTCCCCCAAAAAAGCCCCAGGCCAACAGCAGACAAAGGAGCCGGTCGGATTGCTACCACACCCACTAACTGCTGCTAATCTAG gcccaGTCCATGTGCACAGTGCCGGAACTGTGATCTTCAGTCTTCTGAATCAATTCACGGGTCAGGGGGAGGTGGcgggagtggagaggaaggaggaacgGAACgacagggatgaggaggaagggagaggcttCCAGAACCGCGCGGCGTCGTCAACTGATGTCCACCTCTCCCAGCAGGAGGTGGACGGAGAGACGGGCGCTGTGTTTGTCCCTTCTCAGGAACAAGGGAAGGACTGTCACGTTTCCAAAGAGGAGTCGCTATGA
- the opn9 gene encoding opsin 9 isoform X2 has protein sequence MSAGLNDTWRGSEPVPSALSPAFQSQLTSSADLGVAILMVITGAVSVLGNGTVLLVYGKKRKNLRPPELMTINLAVCDFGYSLLGAPCFIISSLSHAWVFGESGCLWYAMQGFVFGIGSLITTSLISLDRCLKICSLRYGQWIERRHMSLAIALIWAYTVFWAVLPAFGFGSYGPEPFGTSCTINWWKIRSSLQDQAYIFLILTLCFGVPTLTIIVSYLAILRTVYKSHQTLASIPSSAVTHSSRDMRLTKASAVVCSTFLLAWTPYAIVSLYSALAHREEWVEGSLHPSTITNLLGLPTVHNWTSTESYGGGYDSMYYDQAEYSDPSPTEAVATTQSSHPVHQGASEPDSYQPVSCLPPVVSLIPAMFAKSHCMINPFIYQIMNKEFREDVFDILRGRDIRERRRTRATDGSYSQRSSINLSYCHSWRQKNKPLAVSMVQLENKQILGEKGKEGGRGSWSDNTSVGWDALDVASLDTQVKTEGQKMSEKEDIHVQQPAD, from the exons ATGTCGGCAGGACTGAATGACACGTGGAGGGGCTCTGAGCCTGTCCCATCCGCCCTCTCTCCCGCCTTCCAGTCGCAACTCACTTCGAGCGCGGACCTGGGAGTGGCCATCCTGATGGTGATCACAG gCGCCGTGTCTGTGCTGGGGAACGGCACCGTGCTGCTGGTCTACGGCAAGAAGAGGAAGAACCTCCGGCCCCCTGAGCTCATGACCATCAACCTGGCTGTCTGTGATTTCGGTTACAGCCTCCTGGGGGCGCCATGCTTCATAATATCCAG ccTGTCTCACGCCTGGGTGTTCGGGGAGTCTGGCTGCTTGTGGTACGCCATGCAGGGCTTTGTGTTTGGGATTGGCTCCCTCATCACCACCAGTCTCATCTCTCTGGATCGCTGCCTCAAGATCTGCTCCTTAAGATACG GTCAGTGGATAGAGAGACGTCACATGTCTTTAGCGATTGCACTGATTTGGGCCTATACCGTCTTCTGGGCCGTTCTCCCTGCCTTTGGGTTCGGAAGCTACGGACCAGAACCTTTCGGGACCAGCTGCACGATTAACTG gtGGAAGATTAGGTCGTCCTTGCAGGACCAAGCCTACATATTCCTCATCCTGACCTTGTGCTTCGGAGTCCCCACCCTCACCATCATCGTCTCCTACCTGGCCATCCTCCGGACG GTGTACAAGTCTCACCAGACCCtggcctccatcccctcctcagcTGTCACCCACAGCAGCCGGGACATGAGGCTCACCAAGGCAT CGGCTGTGGTCTGCTCCACCTTCCTCCTTGCCTGGACCCCCTACGCCATAGTGTCCCTCTACTCCGCCCTGGCCCATCGAGAGGAGTGGGTGGAGGGGTCCCTCCACCCCAGCACCATCACCAACCTCCTGGGGCTTCCAACTGTCCACAACTGGACCTccacggagagctacggaggcGGCTACGACAGCATGTACTACGACCAGGCAGAGTACTCGGACCCTTCGCCCACCGAGGCTGTCGCCACCACGCAAAGTTCACATCCAGTCCACCAGGGGGCGTCAGAGCCGGACAGCTACCAGCCCGTGTCCTGCCTGCCCCCAGTTGTGTCCCTGATCCCGGCCAtgttcgccaagtctcactgcATGATCAACCCCTTCATCTACCAGATCATGAACAAGGAGTTCCGAGAGGATGTGTTCGACATCCTGCGAGGAAGAGACatccgggagaggaggaggacgagagccaCAGACGGAAGCTATT CGCAGAGAAGCAGCATTAATCTGTCGTACTGCCACAGCTGGAGACAGAAGAACAAGCCCTTGGCCGTGTCCATGGTGCAGCTGGAGAACAAGCAGATACTCGGCGAGAAGGGGAAAGAAGGAGGCAGGGGTTCCTGGTCGGACAACACGTCTGTGGGCTGGGATGCTCTGGATGTGGCCTCCTTAGACACCCAGGTCAAAACGGAGGGCCAGAAGATGAGCGAGAAGGAGGACATCCACGTCCAGCAGCCTGCTGactga
- the gapdh gene encoding LOW QUALITY PROTEIN: glyceraldehyde-3-phosphate dehydrogenase (The sequence of the model RefSeq protein was modified relative to this genomic sequence to represent the inferred CDS: substituted 1 base at 1 genomic stop codon) yields the protein MVKVGINGFGRIGRLVTRAGFSSKKVEIVAINDPFIDLEYMVYMFKYDSTHGRYKGEVKADNGKLVIDGHAITVFHEXVPRGRDPTAIKWGEAGADYVVESTGVFTTIEKASVRLKGGAKRVIISAPSADAPMFVMGVNHEKYENSLKVVSNASCTTNCLAPLAKVINDNFHIIEGLMSTVHAVTATQKTVDGPSGKLWRDGRGASQNIIPASTGAAKAVGKVIPELNGKLTGMAFRVPTPNVSVVDLTVRLEKPASYDAIKKVVKAASEGPMKGILGYTEHHVVSSDFNGDTHSSIFDAGAGIALNDHFVKLVSWYDNEFAYSQRVCDLMAHMASKE from the exons ATGGTGAAAGTTGGTATCAATGG ATTTGGCCGCATCGGACGCCTGGTGACCCGTGCTGGTTTCAGCTCCAAGAAGGTCGAGATTGTGGCCATCAATGACCCCTTCATCGACCTGGAGTACATG GTCTACATGTTCAAGTACGACTCCACTCACGGCCGCTACAAGGGTGAAGTCAAGGCCGACAACGGCAAGCTGGTCATCGACGGACACGCCATCACCGTGTTCCACGAGTGAGTCCCTC gggggagggaccCTACTGCCATCAAATGGGGAGAGGCTGGTGCTGACTACGTGGTTGAGTCCACCGGAGTGTTCACCACCATCGAGAAGGCTTCTGTACGT TTGAAGGGTGGTGCCAAGAGGGTGATCATCTCCGCTCCCAGCGCCGACGCCCCCATGTTCGTCATGGGCGTCAACCACGAGAAGTATGAGAACTCCCTCAAGGTTGTCAG CAATGCTTCCTGCACCACCAACTGCCTGGCTCCCCTGGCCAAGGTCATCAACGATAACTTCCACATCATCGAGGGTCTTATG AGCACAGTCCACGCCGTCACTGCCACCCAGAAGACCGTGGACGGTCCTTCTGGTAAGCTGTGGCGGGACGGTCGTGGAGCCAGCCAGAACATAATTCCTGCCTCCACGGGCGCTGCCAAGGCCGTGGGCAAGGTCATCCCAGAGCTCAACGG CAAGCTGACAGGCATGGCATTCCGTGTCCCCACCCCCAACGTGTCAGTGGTCGACCTGACTGTCCGTCTGGAGAAGCCT GCCTCGTACGATGCCATCAAGAAGGTGGTGAAGGCTGCCAGTGAAGGGCCCATGAAGGGCATTCTGGGATACACAGAGCACCAT GTTGTGTCCTCAGACTTCAACGGTGACACCCACTCCTCCATCTTTGATGCTGGCGCAGGCATCGCCCTCAATGACCACTTTGTCAAGCTTGTCTCATG GTACGATAACGAGTTTGCCTACAGCCAGCGTGTCTGCGACCTGATGGCCCACATGGCTTCCAAAGAGTAA
- the opn9 gene encoding opsin 9 isoform X1, whose protein sequence is MILLIHPHCLPVMEDLPSPRLALVVGFTSCLAERCVCVCPASASFQQYMSAGLNDTWRGSEPVPSALSPAFQSQLTSSADLGVAILMVITGAVSVLGNGTVLLVYGKKRKNLRPPELMTINLAVCDFGYSLLGAPCFIISSLSHAWVFGESGCLWYAMQGFVFGIGSLITTSLISLDRCLKICSLRYGQWIERRHMSLAIALIWAYTVFWAVLPAFGFGSYGPEPFGTSCTINWWKIRSSLQDQAYIFLILTLCFGVPTLTIIVSYLAILRTVYKSHQTLASIPSSAVTHSSRDMRLTKASAVVCSTFLLAWTPYAIVSLYSALAHREEWVEGSLHPSTITNLLGLPTVHNWTSTESYGGGYDSMYYDQAEYSDPSPTEAVATTQSSHPVHQGASEPDSYQPVSCLPPVVSLIPAMFAKSHCMINPFIYQIMNKEFREDVFDILRGRDIRERRRTRATDGSYSQRSSINLSYCHSWRQKNKPLAVSMVQLENKQILGEKGKEGGRGSWSDNTSVGWDALDVASLDTQVKTEGQKMSEKEDIHVQQPAD, encoded by the exons ATGATCCTGCTCATTCACCCCCACTGCTTACCTGTCATGGAGGATTTACCTTCTCCACGTCTAGCTCTGGTGGTGGGCTTCACATCTTGTTtagcagagaggtgtgtgtgtgtgtgtcctgcatctGCTTCCTTCCAGCAGTACATGTCGGCAGGACTGAATGACACGTGGAGGGGCTCTGAGCCTGTCCCATCCGCCCTCTCTCCCGCCTTCCAGTCGCAACTCACTTCGAGCGCGGACCTGGGAGTGGCCATCCTGATGGTGATCACAG gCGCCGTGTCTGTGCTGGGGAACGGCACCGTGCTGCTGGTCTACGGCAAGAAGAGGAAGAACCTCCGGCCCCCTGAGCTCATGACCATCAACCTGGCTGTCTGTGATTTCGGTTACAGCCTCCTGGGGGCGCCATGCTTCATAATATCCAG ccTGTCTCACGCCTGGGTGTTCGGGGAGTCTGGCTGCTTGTGGTACGCCATGCAGGGCTTTGTGTTTGGGATTGGCTCCCTCATCACCACCAGTCTCATCTCTCTGGATCGCTGCCTCAAGATCTGCTCCTTAAGATACG GTCAGTGGATAGAGAGACGTCACATGTCTTTAGCGATTGCACTGATTTGGGCCTATACCGTCTTCTGGGCCGTTCTCCCTGCCTTTGGGTTCGGAAGCTACGGACCAGAACCTTTCGGGACCAGCTGCACGATTAACTG gtGGAAGATTAGGTCGTCCTTGCAGGACCAAGCCTACATATTCCTCATCCTGACCTTGTGCTTCGGAGTCCCCACCCTCACCATCATCGTCTCCTACCTGGCCATCCTCCGGACG GTGTACAAGTCTCACCAGACCCtggcctccatcccctcctcagcTGTCACCCACAGCAGCCGGGACATGAGGCTCACCAAGGCAT CGGCTGTGGTCTGCTCCACCTTCCTCCTTGCCTGGACCCCCTACGCCATAGTGTCCCTCTACTCCGCCCTGGCCCATCGAGAGGAGTGGGTGGAGGGGTCCCTCCACCCCAGCACCATCACCAACCTCCTGGGGCTTCCAACTGTCCACAACTGGACCTccacggagagctacggaggcGGCTACGACAGCATGTACTACGACCAGGCAGAGTACTCGGACCCTTCGCCCACCGAGGCTGTCGCCACCACGCAAAGTTCACATCCAGTCCACCAGGGGGCGTCAGAGCCGGACAGCTACCAGCCCGTGTCCTGCCTGCCCCCAGTTGTGTCCCTGATCCCGGCCAtgttcgccaagtctcactgcATGATCAACCCCTTCATCTACCAGATCATGAACAAGGAGTTCCGAGAGGATGTGTTCGACATCCTGCGAGGAAGAGACatccgggagaggaggaggacgagagccaCAGACGGAAGCTATT CGCAGAGAAGCAGCATTAATCTGTCGTACTGCCACAGCTGGAGACAGAAGAACAAGCCCTTGGCCGTGTCCATGGTGCAGCTGGAGAACAAGCAGATACTCGGCGAGAAGGGGAAAGAAGGAGGCAGGGGTTCCTGGTCGGACAACACGTCTGTGGGCTGGGATGCTCTGGATGTGGCCTCCTTAGACACCCAGGTCAAAACGGAGGGCCAGAAGATGAGCGAGAAGGAGGACATCCACGTCCAGCAGCCTGCTGactga